The Amycolatopsis sp. QT-25 genomic sequence TCGCGAACTCGCCGGGCTGGATCGAGAAGAACGGCAGCTTGATCCAGACCTTCGCGCCGTTGACCTCGGACAGGCTCGACGGCAGCACCGCGGGCAGCGCGAGCGCCACGATGCCGACCAGACCGCAGATGTAGCCGTAACGGGTCAGCGTGCGGTGATCGCTGATCACGACCAGCACCACCACGAACAGCACCAGCGAGATCGCCGTGAACAGCACCTGCTTGGTGACGTCCGGCGTGTACTCCTTGCCCTGCTGGACCGCGCGTTCCGCGAGCGCCAGGTCGATCCGGTGGATCATCACCAGGCCGAGCCCGTTCAGCAACGCGACACACGGCAGGATCACCGGGTCCGCGTACGGCGCCCAGCGGCGGACCGCCAGATGCGCCGCCGTCAGCACCCCGAGATACGACAGGCCCAGCCAGATGATCGAGCTGGTGAGCTCCTGCTCCTGGTTCGCCTCCACCAGCACGAGGGCGACGGTGACGATGAACGTCGCGAACGCCAGGAGGACGAGCTCGGTCCCGCGCCGCTTTGGCAGCTCGCGCGGAGGGTTCGTGGCGAACTGGGCCGAAGCCGGATCGGCGAGCGGCGTGCTCATCAGTTACCGCCCCCTGGTGCTGCCGTGGTCGGCGTCGAGCAGTCCCTCCCCGCTGGCTGGTTCGCCGAACTCGGCGAGGCGGGGGTAGAAGGGGCTGCCGCCGACGACGACACCGGAGGCGACGACGGCGTGGTGGGCGGCGTGGAAGTCGAGCTGGTCTGCTTGCAGTCGGCCAGCTGCTTGTGCGGCCGCAGGAAGTCGTCGATGTACTTGCGGGCGTCGTCGAGGTTGTCCTTCTTGACGCCGTTCTTCACCGCGATGCGCGCGTCCTCCTGCAGGGCGGGCACCAGCAGCTTGTCGGTGCACAGCCCGCCCGGCGGGCACGAGCCCTGCTCGTAGGCGTGCAGGTCGATGCCGAGGATGCTGCCCGGGACGCCGCGGAAGATCACGACCTCCTCACCGGGTCCCTCGCCGACGTAGTACTGGCTCAGCACGAAATACCGCGTGGCGATCGCCGCCGCGGCCAGCACGATCAGGACGACCACTGCTCCCGCCAGCCAGCGAAATCGCCTCCGGCGCTTGACCTTCGGGTCCTCCTGCTGGGGCTGGACCTCCGGCCGCGGTTGCGGCGCGGGCTGGGTCAGCGCGCGGGCGCGGGCGGCGGGGGAGTCGCCCTGATGGAATTCGTCACTGCCGTCACCGGCGGCGCCGCCCACGATGGGCGCGTCCTCACCGAAGTCGACGTCGACGACGTCGGCGATGATCACCGTGACGTTGTCCGTGCCGCCGCCCTTGAGTGCCAGCTCGATCATCCGGTCCGCGCAGGCCTGCGGATCCGGGATCTGGATCGCCTCGGACAGCGTCTCGTCGCTGACCATGCCGGACAGACCGTCCGAGCAGATCAGATAACGGTCACCGGCGCGGGCCTCGCGCACGGTCAGGCTCGGCTCGACCTCGTGGCCGGTGAGCGCCTTCAGCAGCAGCGACCGCTGCGGGTGCACCGCGGCCTCTTCCGGCGTGATCCGGCCCTGTTCGAGAAGTTCGTTGACGAAACTGTCGTCGCGGGTGATCTGCGAGAACTGTCCGCCGCGCATCAGATACGCCCGCGAGTCGCCGACGTGCACGACA encodes the following:
- a CDS encoding PP2C family serine/threonine-protein phosphatase, which encodes MTLVLRYAARSDRGLVRSSNQDSVYAGPRLLALADGMGGHAAGEVASKVVIASLAPLDDDDPSDDLLAQLREAVQNGNAAIAELVQQDPDLDGMGTTLTAVLFAGSRMGVVHVGDSRAYLMRGGQFSQITRDDSFVNELLEQGRITPEEAAVHPQRSLLLKALTGHEVEPSLTVREARAGDRYLICSDGLSGMVSDETLSEAIQIPDPQACADRMIELALKGGGTDNVTVIIADVVDVDFGEDAPIVGGAAGDGSDEFHQGDSPAARARALTQPAPQPRPEVQPQQEDPKVKRRRRFRWLAGAVVVLIVLAAAAIATRYFVLSQYYVGEGPGEEVVIFRGVPGSILGIDLHAYEQGSCPPGGLCTDKLLVPALQEDARIAVKNGVKKDNLDDARKYIDDFLRPHKQLADCKQTSSTSTPPTTPSSPPVSSSAAAPSTPASPSSANQPAGRDCSTPTTAAPGGGN